From one Halothece sp. PCC 7418 genomic stretch:
- a CDS encoding ribose-phosphate pyrophosphokinase — protein MSHSATLTLQPPLSQLPDQNRLRIFSGSANEPLAQEVATYLGLELGPMVRKRFADGELYVQIQESIRGCDVYLIQPCCHPVNDNLMELLIMIDACRRASARQITAVIPYYSYARADRKTAGRESITAKLVANLITEAGASRVLAMDLHSAQIQGYFDIPLDHVYGSPVLIQYIASKQLSDLVVVSPDVGGVARARAFAKKLDDAPLAIIDKRRHSHNEAEVLNLIGDVKGKTAVMVDDLIDTAGTMLEGSRLLRKEGAEQVYACATHPVLSGPARERLFGGAFEEVIVSNTIPVPGYQEIEELTVLSVANLIGEAISRIHEESSVSSMFR, from the coding sequence GTGAGCCATTCTGCTACTTTAACGCTTCAACCCCCATTGAGCCAACTTCCTGATCAAAACCGTTTACGCATCTTCTCGGGCTCTGCAAATGAGCCCCTTGCCCAAGAGGTAGCCACTTATTTAGGGCTAGAATTGGGACCGATGGTGAGAAAACGGTTTGCTGATGGTGAACTCTATGTTCAAATCCAGGAATCGATTCGCGGTTGTGACGTTTACTTGATCCAACCCTGTTGTCATCCCGTTAATGACAACTTGATGGAACTGTTGATTATGATCGACGCTTGTCGTCGTGCGTCTGCTCGTCAAATTACAGCAGTGATCCCTTACTATAGTTACGCTCGTGCTGATCGCAAGACAGCAGGACGAGAATCAATCACTGCCAAGCTGGTGGCGAACTTAATTACAGAAGCTGGCGCAAGCCGTGTTCTTGCCATGGACTTACACTCAGCACAAATTCAGGGGTATTTCGATATTCCTTTAGATCACGTCTATGGTTCTCCTGTACTGATTCAATATATTGCTAGCAAGCAACTTTCTGATTTGGTTGTTGTCTCTCCTGATGTGGGAGGGGTAGCAAGGGCAAGAGCGTTTGCTAAAAAATTAGATGATGCTCCCCTCGCCATTATTGATAAACGTCGTCATAGCCATAATGAAGCTGAAGTCCTTAATTTAATTGGGGATGTCAAAGGAAAAACTGCCGTCATGGTGGATGACTTAATTGATACAGCAGGAACAATGCTGGAGGGATCTCGTTTGCTGCGTAAAGAAGGAGCAGAGCAGGTTTATGCTTGTGCTACCCACCCTGTTTTATCTGGACCTGCCCGAGAACGCTTATTTGGCGGTGCGTTTGAAGAAGTCATTGTCAGTAACACCATTCCTGTTCCTGGCTACCAAGAAATTGAAGAACTAACCGTTTTATCCGTAGCCAATTTGATTGGTGAAGCCATTTCCCGAATTCATGAAGAAAGCTCGGTGAGCAGTATGTTCCGTTAG
- a CDS encoding sugar transferase has product MTAQSQLISVKVLRGAIKRSVDPFVSKNKYKTIALVAKDGEVFKRLFDILFSLAVLVLCSPLYLLLAILIKLSSPGPVFYIQERIGKNYRAFRCIKFRTMVNNADAMMDRLMLEYPELREEYEENFKLKDDPRVTPVGKFLRYTSLDELPQFWNVLRGDMSVVGPRPLVPEELYKYGRHIDKILTIRPGITGLWQVSGRNDIPYERRVNMDVYYVNFRNWLLDFWVIIKTIGVILFPQDNGGY; this is encoded by the coding sequence ATGACTGCTCAAAGCCAACTTATCTCCGTTAAGGTCTTACGGGGCGCAATTAAACGTAGCGTTGACCCATTTGTCAGTAAGAACAAATATAAAACAATTGCCCTCGTTGCCAAAGATGGAGAAGTATTCAAACGATTATTCGATATTTTATTCTCCTTAGCGGTATTAGTTCTCTGTTCTCCGCTTTATTTGCTATTAGCCATTTTGATTAAACTCAGTTCCCCCGGACCTGTGTTTTATATTCAAGAACGGATTGGCAAGAATTATCGCGCTTTCCGTTGCATTAAGTTTAGAACGATGGTTAATAATGCGGATGCGATGATGGACCGTTTAATGCTGGAGTATCCAGAATTGCGGGAAGAATACGAAGAAAACTTTAAATTAAAAGATGATCCCCGAGTCACTCCAGTGGGGAAATTTTTACGTTATACCAGCCTTGATGAGCTTCCTCAGTTTTGGAATGTCCTGAGAGGTGACATGAGTGTTGTCGGACCGCGTCCTTTAGTGCCAGAAGAACTTTATAAATATGGTCGTCATATTGATAAAATCCTGACGATCCGACCTGGGATCACGGGTTTATGGCAGGTTTCTGGGCGCAATGATATCCCTTACGAAAGGCGTGTCAATATGGATGTATATTACGTAAATTTTCGGAACTGGTTACTCGATTTTTGGGTCATTATCAAAACAATTGGAGTCATTCTCTTTCCTCAAGATAATGGTGGATACTAA
- a CDS encoding glutaminase: MNQANELESLASSIQGITSPFRSYLSDIHEKFQPVEEGKITNYPPELIPIESDSFGINAITMQGEEFEVGDTNQFFTLQNLVNLLVYGVALEDYGREYVTKRVSVEPSHKNLYQLELTTDTRLPKNPLSPAGAITVVDLIKGDSLPERLQRVLDKLSRYTGRSLEVDTSVLQAQKAAGNYERGLGFWLRQCGVLSDQLQDTLKLYFDLQAVLVSSNDVAMIAATLANGGINPITEQAAIEKAYVQDLLSLMLNCGLGNDSQQWFYQVGIPTQSSIGGGTFLVIPNQLGVGIFSPLISEAGYSVRGLKVAQQLSQEFGLHIFNAGDSGSKLQSLIENHSSDEDW; encoded by the coding sequence ATGAACCAAGCCAACGAACTCGAATCATTAGCAAGCTCTATTCAGGGTATTACCTCTCCTTTTCGGAGTTATTTGAGTGATATCCATGAAAAGTTTCAACCCGTAGAAGAGGGAAAAATCACCAATTATCCCCCTGAATTAATTCCCATTGAATCGGATTCTTTTGGCATTAACGCCATTACGATGCAGGGAGAAGAGTTTGAGGTCGGTGATACCAACCAATTTTTTACCTTACAAAATTTAGTGAACTTGCTGGTCTATGGTGTGGCTTTAGAAGATTATGGTCGAGAGTATGTTACCAAGCGCGTCAGTGTTGAACCCTCCCATAAGAATCTTTACCAACTAGAACTGACCACAGATACTCGTCTTCCCAAAAACCCATTATCCCCTGCTGGTGCGATTACAGTTGTGGATCTGATTAAGGGGGATTCTCTCCCAGAACGCTTACAACGGGTTTTAGATAAACTCAGTCGTTATACGGGAAGATCCCTAGAAGTGGATACCTCAGTTTTACAAGCACAAAAAGCTGCAGGGAACTATGAACGAGGATTAGGGTTTTGGTTGCGCCAATGTGGGGTCTTATCTGACCAGTTACAAGATACACTGAAACTCTACTTTGACCTACAAGCAGTTCTCGTCAGCAGTAATGATGTGGCGATGATTGCTGCTACCTTAGCCAATGGTGGAATTAATCCCATTACAGAACAAGCAGCGATCGAGAAAGCCTATGTACAAGACTTGTTAAGTCTGATGCTCAATTGTGGTTTAGGTAACGATTCACAGCAATGGTTTTATCAAGTGGGAATTCCCACCCAAAGTAGCATCGGAGGGGGGACTTTTCTAGTTATTCCTAATCAATTGGGAGTTGGAATTTTCTCTCCCTTGATTAGCGAAGCTGGTTACAGTGTTCGTGGCTTAAAAGTTGCCCAACAACTGAGTCAAGAGTTTGGTTTACATATATTTAACGCGGGTGACTCTGGCTCGAAACTACAATCTTTGATTGAAAATCACAGTTCTGACGAAGACTGGTAA
- a CDS encoding MinD/ParA family protein produces the protein MPKVIAIHSYRGGTGKSSFTANLATAIANQGKRVGVVDIDLPSPGIHNIFNFDVENLNHTLNTYLWGATGIEDTAYDVSNNVGIKGDGKIFLVPSSTRADDIARILKEGYKVSLLHDGFRKLVKSLKLDYLFIDTHPGLSKDTFLSIAISHFVILILRPDKQDYQGTAVTVDVARRLKVRKMVLAVNKALTTMSFKKLRDKIEQVYDLPVAGIFPLSVDMAKLASEGVFIISNPNHPISEEFQKVAQQIME, from the coding sequence ATGCCAAAAGTAATTGCCATCCATTCTTATCGAGGCGGTACAGGTAAATCAAGTTTTACCGCTAACCTTGCTACCGCTATTGCGAACCAAGGAAAACGAGTTGGGGTTGTTGACATTGATCTGCCATCCCCAGGGATTCATAATATTTTTAACTTTGACGTTGAGAATCTCAATCATACTCTCAATACATATTTATGGGGCGCAACAGGAATCGAAGACACCGCTTATGATGTGAGCAATAATGTTGGGATTAAAGGGGATGGCAAGATATTTTTAGTTCCTTCCAGCACTCGCGCTGACGATATTGCCAGAATTCTAAAAGAAGGATATAAAGTGAGTCTGCTTCATGATGGTTTTCGGAAGTTAGTGAAAAGTCTCAAGCTAGATTATTTATTTATTGATACCCATCCAGGATTATCGAAAGATACGTTTCTTTCTATTGCAATTTCTCATTTTGTCATTCTCATTTTGCGTCCAGACAAGCAAGACTATCAAGGAACAGCAGTAACGGTTGATGTTGCCCGTCGTTTAAAGGTTCGGAAAATGGTTTTAGCGGTGAATAAAGCGCTGACTACCATGAGTTTTAAGAAATTAAGAGACAAAATTGAGCAGGTTTATGATTTACCAGTTGCTGGGATCTTTCCGCTTTCTGTAGATATGGCTAAACTAGCCAGTGAAGGCGTTTTTATTATCAGCAACCCTAATCATCCCATTAGTGAAGAATTTCAAAAGGTGGCGCAACAAATTATGGAGTGA
- a CDS encoding M20 family metallopeptidase: MTVSPIKPINAEKIRPEIQSLQSDLVQWRRGFHQRPELGFQEKLTSEFVISKLQEWGIPHETGVAQTGVVALIEGGTSGKVLGIRADMDALPVQEANDVPYRSQHDGIMHACGHDGHTAIALGTAYHLWQHRQDITGTVKIIFQPAEESPGGAKPMIEAGVLKNPDVDAMIGLHLWNNLPLGTLGVRDGTLMAAVELFKCEIQAKGGHGAMPHQTIDAVVVSAQIVNALQTIVARNIDPTDSAVVTVGELKAGSAMNVIADRAYLSGTVRYFNTDLENYIGQRVESIISGICHSHGASYDLNYWRMYPPVINDARVTNLVRSVAQTVVETPTGVVPECQTMGSEDMSFFLEQVPGCYFFLGSANPELRLNYPHHHPRFDFDETALGMGVEMFVRCVEKLPSLKV, from the coding sequence ATGACTGTCTCTCCCATCAAACCCATCAACGCTGAAAAAATTCGTCCTGAAATCCAAAGTCTCCAATCTGATCTTGTCCAATGGCGACGGGGCTTTCATCAACGCCCAGAACTAGGATTCCAAGAAAAACTTACCTCAGAATTTGTGATTTCTAAACTGCAAGAATGGGGGATTCCCCATGAAACAGGTGTCGCCCAAACAGGGGTCGTCGCGCTGATTGAAGGGGGAACATCTGGCAAAGTGTTGGGGATTCGCGCTGATATGGACGCGCTACCCGTACAGGAAGCCAATGATGTCCCTTATCGATCGCAACATGATGGGATTATGCACGCTTGTGGACATGATGGACACACCGCGATCGCGCTCGGAACAGCTTATCATCTCTGGCAACACCGTCAAGATATCACAGGGACCGTCAAAATTATCTTCCAACCCGCCGAAGAAAGTCCAGGGGGCGCAAAACCGATGATTGAAGCGGGAGTCTTGAAAAATCCCGATGTTGACGCAATGATTGGCTTGCATCTCTGGAACAATCTCCCCTTGGGAACTCTTGGCGTGCGCGATGGGACACTGATGGCTGCGGTGGAACTCTTCAAATGTGAGATTCAAGCTAAAGGAGGACATGGCGCAATGCCTCATCAAACCATTGATGCTGTCGTGGTCAGTGCCCAAATTGTCAATGCTTTACAAACCATTGTCGCCCGCAATATTGACCCCACAGATTCAGCAGTGGTTACGGTTGGGGAATTAAAAGCAGGTTCGGCGATGAATGTCATTGCCGATCGCGCTTATCTTTCGGGAACAGTGCGCTATTTTAATACCGATTTAGAAAATTACATTGGTCAGCGCGTCGAATCAATTATTAGTGGGATTTGCCACAGCCACGGCGCAAGCTATGACCTGAACTACTGGCGGATGTATCCTCCTGTTATTAATGATGCAAGAGTGACCAATTTAGTGCGGTCTGTGGCGCAAACGGTGGTAGAAACGCCCACAGGAGTCGTTCCAGAATGCCAGACCATGGGCAGTGAAGATATGTCGTTTTTCCTTGAACAAGTGCCTGGATGTTACTTTTTCCTTGGTTCAGCAAATCCAGAATTAAGATTAAATTATCCCCATCATCACCCGCGTTTTGATTTTGATGAAACGGCTTTAGGAATGGGAGTAGAAATGTTTGTGCGCTGTGTCGAAAAACTCCCCTCCTTAAAGGTTTAA
- a CDS encoding GDP-L-fucose synthase, with amino-acid sequence MLDLNEKRIVVTGGAGFLGRQVIDQLCRAGAQKEKITVPRSRDQDLRDFKNCQQVVAEQDIIIHLAAHVGGIGLNREKPAELFYDNLMMGAQLIHAAYEANVEKFVCVGTICAYPKFTPVPFHEDDLWNGYPEETNAPYGIAKKALLVQLQAYRQQYGFNGIYLLPVNLYGPEDNFNPESSHVIPALIRKVHEAQQKGENKFPVWGDGTPTREFLYSTDAARGIVMGTQHYDDPDPVNLGTNEEVSIKNLVELICELMDFQGEIIWETDQPNGQPRRCLDTQRAKERFGFTAETDFKQGLKNTIAWYREHAK; translated from the coding sequence ATGCTGGACTTAAACGAGAAACGGATTGTTGTCACCGGTGGGGCTGGCTTCTTAGGTCGTCAGGTGATTGATCAATTGTGTCGGGCGGGAGCACAAAAAGAAAAAATTACTGTTCCGCGATCGCGCGATCAAGACCTTCGCGATTTCAAAAACTGTCAACAAGTCGTAGCCGAACAAGATATTATCATTCATCTCGCTGCCCATGTTGGTGGCATTGGCTTAAACCGCGAAAAACCCGCCGAACTTTTTTACGACAACCTGATGATGGGGGCGCAACTGATTCATGCTGCTTATGAAGCCAACGTCGAAAAGTTTGTCTGCGTCGGAACCATCTGTGCCTATCCCAAGTTTACCCCTGTTCCCTTCCACGAAGATGATCTTTGGAATGGCTATCCCGAAGAAACCAACGCCCCCTACGGTATTGCCAAAAAAGCCTTACTGGTGCAACTGCAAGCCTATCGCCAACAATATGGCTTTAACGGCATTTACTTACTTCCCGTTAACCTTTACGGTCCCGAAGATAACTTTAATCCCGAAAGTTCTCATGTCATTCCTGCTTTAATTCGGAAAGTCCATGAAGCGCAACAAAAAGGGGAAAACAAATTCCCAGTCTGGGGTGATGGCACGCCAACCCGAGAGTTTCTCTATTCCACTGATGCTGCCCGGGGAATTGTCATGGGCACTCAACACTATGATGATCCTGATCCAGTTAATCTGGGCACCAATGAGGAAGTCTCCATTAAGAATCTCGTGGAACTCATTTGCGAACTGATGGACTTTCAAGGAGAAATCATCTGGGAAACCGATCAGCCCAATGGTCAACCGCGTCGCTGTCTTGATACCCAACGCGCGAAAGAACGGTTTGGTTTCACTGCTGAAACCGACTTCAAACAAGGCTTAAAAAATACAATCGCTTGGTATCGAGAGCACGCTAAATGA
- the gmd gene encoding GDP-mannose 4,6-dehydratase, whose product MTEKKVALITGITGQDGSYLSELLLEKGYEVHGIIRRTSTFNTDRVDHIYVDPHQEDARLFLHYGDLTDGTTLRRILEAVQPLEIYNLGAQSHVRVSFDSPEYTVDTAAMGTLRLLEAIRDYQYRTGIQVRFYQAGSSEMFGKVQEIPQKETTPFYPRSPYACGKVYAHWQTVNYRESYNLFACNGILFNHESPRRGETFVTRKITRAIARILAGQQKYLYMGNLDAKRDWGYAKDYVKAMWLMLQQNQPDDYVVATGETHSVREFLELAFSYVNLNWEDYVRFDERYLRPAEVELLIGDPAKTKEKLGWQPSVNFEQLVMLMVDADLTALGLPLPENKNHQRIQDTAYIRQNMGSMSY is encoded by the coding sequence ATGACCGAAAAAAAAGTTGCATTGATTACCGGAATTACTGGTCAAGACGGCTCTTACCTCAGTGAGCTTTTATTAGAAAAAGGCTATGAAGTACATGGGATTATCCGTCGGACTTCTACGTTTAATACGGATCGGGTTGATCATATTTATGTGGATCCGCACCAAGAAGATGCACGGTTATTCTTGCATTATGGCGATTTAACTGATGGAACAACGTTACGTCGCATTTTAGAAGCCGTGCAACCGCTTGAAATTTATAATCTTGGCGCACAATCTCATGTGCGGGTCAGTTTTGACTCCCCTGAATATACGGTGGATACTGCAGCAATGGGAACGTTGCGCTTATTAGAAGCCATTCGGGACTATCAGTATCGCACAGGGATCCAAGTTCGATTTTATCAGGCGGGTTCTTCAGAAATGTTTGGGAAAGTCCAAGAGATCCCCCAAAAAGAAACAACCCCCTTTTATCCTCGGAGTCCTTATGCTTGCGGAAAAGTTTATGCCCATTGGCAAACGGTAAATTATCGAGAATCTTATAATTTATTTGCTTGTAATGGCATTTTGTTTAACCATGAAAGCCCTCGTCGGGGAGAAACCTTCGTGACTAGGAAAATTACTCGCGCGATCGCGCGGATTTTAGCAGGACAACAGAAATACCTCTACATGGGGAATCTGGACGCAAAACGGGACTGGGGTTACGCCAAAGATTATGTGAAAGCCATGTGGTTAATGCTACAACAAAACCAGCCAGATGATTATGTGGTCGCCACCGGTGAAACTCATTCCGTGCGAGAGTTTTTAGAACTGGCTTTTAGCTACGTGAATCTCAACTGGGAAGATTATGTGCGATTTGATGAGCGGTATCTGCGCCCTGCGGAAGTAGAATTATTAATCGGAGATCCAGCGAAAACCAAAGAAAAATTAGGCTGGCAACCGTCCGTGAATTTTGAACAGTTAGTGATGTTAATGGTGGATGCGGATTTAACGGCTTTAGGGCTTCCTCTTCCTGAAAACAAAAACCATCAACGGATTCAAGATACCGCTTATATTCGGCAAAATATGGGTTCTATGTCCTACTAA
- the bioD gene encoding dethiobiotin synthase → MKTLLITGTDTEIGKTVVTLSLIAYWQKYRSLDQLGIMKLIQTGTPGDSHLYQQLFPLTQSPELINPLSYPLPIAPPLAAEQEGQDVNLTTVWQALTRLKSQRELVLLEALGGLGSPMTWEMTVADVAAAWRLPVVLVVPVKLGAIAQTVANVALARQSQVEIKGLIVNCLSEEAEAKQAQWTPHDLIQTLCGLPILGTIPYLSNPKDTEKLADIASNLELEYLW, encoded by the coding sequence ATGAAAACACTTTTAATCACTGGTACGGATACGGAAATTGGGAAAACGGTTGTTACGCTTAGTCTGATCGCTTACTGGCAAAAATATCGCTCCTTAGACCAATTGGGGATTATGAAGCTGATTCAAACGGGAACTCCTGGTGATAGTCATCTTTATCAACAATTGTTCCCTTTGACTCAATCACCCGAGTTGATCAACCCTTTGTCTTACCCGCTTCCGATCGCGCCCCCTTTGGCTGCCGAACAAGAAGGTCAAGACGTTAATCTAACTACAGTTTGGCAAGCCCTGACTCGCCTGAAATCCCAACGGGAGTTGGTTTTACTCGAAGCCTTAGGGGGGCTAGGATCTCCGATGACATGGGAAATGACTGTGGCGGATGTGGCTGCTGCTTGGCGTTTACCAGTGGTGTTAGTTGTCCCCGTCAAATTAGGCGCGATCGCGCAAACGGTGGCAAATGTTGCCCTTGCCCGTCAAAGTCAAGTGGAAATTAAGGGATTGATTGTCAACTGTCTTAGCGAGGAAGCAGAAGCCAAACAAGCCCAATGGACTCCTCATGACTTAATCCAAACCCTTTGTGGTCTCCCAATTTTAGGAACAATTCCTTATTTATCTAATCCGAAAGACACTGAAAAACTTGCCGACATTGCGTCAAACTTAGAATTAGAGTATCTCTGGTAA
- a CDS encoding N-acetylmuramoyl-L-alanine amidase encodes MKQASILIGSLVATALTAAPAHAGKLTFWRFNENNNRLLFQTEERVQPRAQLIFNPTRVVIDLPDTVLGHSLVNQDVGGAIQEVRVGQFNQETTRLVVELAPGYTLDPEKVKIREERPQRWSVELPPVQRTANPSRRRSALDRRSPRRETPSPLLEVGQSPPNTKADTNHPNFQVTRSGLLLRLDSPPGKEIEVERSEDKKQISFHVPKATLPSDLPSVLPVGDYGISHAEFKSNGNDTAEVTLHVNPESPTWQAFPTLTSKGGLVFLPEGGMGQVRNNLSTPPIPASLTNHPEQSQTTVVQAVDLIDNQLLVRANQPITGTGNWNRVSGVYEITIPNAELADPVQGPQLTRNSPVSQIRVRQQDEETVVVQVQSSPGVRILDRLNQPSENTIAIALRQLQQTTPRHLPHLSNSSQQRHTIHVPQSRPAPSPPSSPLPRGNNQDGLLVVLDPGHGGKDPGAVGIGGLQEKNVVLPISHHVRKTLERNGLQVKMTRWDDRFISLGGRTEMANRADADLFISIHANAISMSRPDVNGTETFYYANGRALAQAIQRSILSKINMRDRGVKKANFYVLRNSAMPAVLVEVGFVTGREDAPRLADPNFRQRMADAIADGILQYVRQTQ; translated from the coding sequence GTGAAACAAGCCTCAATATTAATCGGTTCTTTAGTGGCAACAGCACTAACAGCAGCCCCGGCCCATGCTGGAAAGCTCACATTTTGGCGGTTTAATGAAAACAACAACCGTCTGCTCTTTCAAACTGAAGAAAGAGTTCAACCGCGAGCACAATTAATTTTTAATCCCACTCGGGTGGTCATTGACTTACCCGATACGGTGCTCGGTCATTCCTTGGTCAATCAAGATGTGGGTGGGGCAATTCAAGAAGTCCGAGTGGGTCAGTTTAATCAAGAAACGACCCGTCTTGTGGTCGAATTAGCCCCTGGCTATACCTTAGACCCGGAAAAAGTCAAAATTCGCGAAGAACGCCCCCAACGCTGGTCGGTGGAGTTACCCCCCGTGCAACGGACTGCGAATCCAAGCAGGAGACGGTCGGCGCTGGATCGTCGCTCCCCTCGTCGCGAGACCCCCTCTCCCCTGTTAGAGGTCGGTCAGTCTCCCCCGAACACGAAAGCCGATACCAATCATCCCAACTTTCAGGTGACCCGCAGTGGCTTATTACTCCGCTTGGACAGCCCTCCTGGTAAAGAGATCGAAGTGGAACGCAGTGAAGATAAAAAACAAATTTCTTTTCATGTTCCCAAGGCAACCTTACCCTCCGACCTGCCGTCAGTCCTCCCAGTTGGCGACTATGGGATTAGTCATGCTGAATTTAAATCCAATGGCAATGATACGGCAGAAGTCACCCTTCATGTCAATCCAGAAAGCCCCACTTGGCAAGCCTTTCCGACTCTGACCAGCAAGGGAGGACTGGTGTTTTTACCAGAAGGAGGGATGGGACAAGTCCGCAATAATCTCTCTACTCCCCCCATACCAGCATCGCTGACTAATCATCCTGAACAATCCCAAACCACCGTTGTGCAAGCGGTGGATTTAATTGATAATCAGTTACTGGTGCGGGCCAATCAACCGATTACTGGAACTGGAAATTGGAATCGGGTCAGTGGCGTTTATGAAATTACAATTCCCAATGCCGAACTGGCTGATCCCGTCCAAGGTCCCCAGTTAACGCGCAATAGCCCTGTTTCTCAAATTCGAGTGCGCCAGCAAGACGAGGAAACTGTGGTCGTACAGGTGCAATCATCGCCGGGGGTTCGGATTTTGGATCGGTTAAATCAACCCAGTGAGAATACGATCGCGATCGCGCTGCGTCAACTCCAACAAACGACCCCTCGTCATTTACCCCATTTAAGCAATAGTAGCCAACAACGGCACACCATTCACGTTCCTCAGTCTCGTCCCGCGCCCTCTCCACCCTCCTCACCCCTTCCTCGTGGAAACAATCAAGACGGTTTGCTCGTCGTTTTAGACCCAGGACATGGTGGTAAAGATCCTGGTGCTGTCGGTATTGGTGGTTTGCAGGAAAAAAATGTTGTTCTTCCCATTTCTCATCATGTGCGGAAAACCCTAGAAAGGAACGGGTTACAAGTCAAAATGACCCGATGGGATGACCGCTTTATTAGCTTAGGCGGACGCACAGAAATGGCAAACCGCGCGGATGCAGATTTGTTTATCAGCATTCATGCCAATGCGATTAGTATGAGTCGCCCCGATGTTAATGGTACAGAAACCTTCTATTACGCCAATGGTCGGGCGTTAGCACAGGCGATTCAACGTAGCATCCTCAGTAAGATTAATATGCGCGATCGCGGGGTAAAAAAGGCAAATTTCTACGTCTTACGCAATTCTGCCATGCCCGCCGTTTTAGTGGAAGTGGGATTTGTCACTGGACGAGAAGATGCACCGCGTCTTGCTGATCCCAACTTTCGCCAACGCATGGCTGACGCGATCGCCGACGGGATCTTACAGTATGTTCGCCAAACTCAATAA
- a CDS encoding cation:proton antiporter, with product MIFDQLISRSVITDIIPFSLLATAEEETAQADGSLILASVLLSLVAIYIASKIGGELCSRINLPPVLGELVGGVVIGVSVLGLLVFPETGATAEDSLIMTFLEKTTDLEPGTAEAVFEAQGEVITILSELGVVILLFEIGLESDLKELLRVGPQAAAVAVTGVIAPFVGGTAGLYYGFGVPAIPAVFAGAALTATSIGITAKVLAELGRLNSKEGQIIIGAAVIDDVLGIIVLAVVASLIKTGNIEVSNIIYLVVSAGAFLVGTILVGRFISPFLVGMVNEMKTRGELLLTSLVFAFALAYIATAINLEAILGAFAAGLVLAETEKRKELEEQVVPVADILVPVFFVCVGARTDLGVLNPTVPSNREGLILAAFLIVVAIIGKIIAGFTIFGRPDINKLAIGVGMIPRGEVGLVFAGVGSASGALSPATEAAIIVMVILTTFVAPPFLRVVLPEAAETEAETSKQEG from the coding sequence ATGATTTTTGATCAATTAATTTCTCGTTCTGTGATCACAGATATAATTCCATTCTCTTTACTTGCAACCGCAGAAGAAGAAACAGCGCAAGCGGATGGCAGTTTGATTTTAGCGAGTGTCTTACTGAGCTTAGTTGCCATCTATATTGCCAGTAAAATTGGCGGTGAACTCTGTTCTCGCATTAACTTACCTCCTGTGCTAGGAGAATTAGTCGGTGGCGTTGTCATTGGGGTTTCCGTCTTAGGCTTACTTGTGTTTCCAGAAACAGGGGCGACGGCTGAAGACTCCCTGATTATGACCTTTCTCGAAAAAACCACCGATCTCGAACCAGGAACTGCCGAAGCCGTATTTGAAGCGCAAGGGGAAGTGATCACCATCCTATCTGAACTTGGGGTGGTGATTTTGCTTTTTGAGATTGGCTTAGAATCAGACTTAAAAGAGCTTTTACGAGTCGGACCACAAGCAGCAGCAGTGGCGGTTACTGGAGTGATTGCCCCCTTTGTGGGAGGAACCGCAGGTTTATATTATGGTTTTGGTGTTCCCGCGATTCCTGCTGTTTTTGCCGGTGCAGCCTTAACCGCGACCAGTATTGGGATTACTGCGAAAGTGCTCGCCGAGTTAGGTCGTCTCAATTCCAAAGAAGGACAAATTATTATTGGTGCAGCAGTGATTGATGATGTGTTGGGCATCATTGTCTTAGCGGTTGTCGCCAGTCTGATCAAAACGGGAAATATTGAAGTTAGCAATATTATCTATTTAGTTGTCAGTGCAGGGGCGTTTTTGGTGGGAACGATTCTTGTCGGACGTTTCATTAGTCCGTTTTTAGTGGGCATGGTCAACGAAATGAAAACGCGCGGGGAATTATTGTTGACCTCGCTGGTGTTTGCGTTTGCTCTTGCTTATATTGCAACGGCGATTAATTTGGAAGCCATTTTGGGAGCATTTGCTGCTGGGCTAGTCTTAGCAGAAACCGAAAAACGAAAAGAGTTAGAAGAACAAGTGGTTCCAGTTGCCGATATCTTAGTGCCAGTGTTCTTTGTTTGTGTTGGTGCAAGAACGGATTTAGGTGTTTTGAATCCCACTGTCCCCAGTAACCGCGAAGGGCTGATTCTCGCAGCGTTTCTGATTGTGGTTGCCATTATCGGCAAGATTATTGCTGGATTTACGATCTTTGGTCGCCCCGATATTAATAAACTTGCCATTGGGGTCGGGATGATTCCTCGGGGGGAAGTCGGTTTAGTGTTTGCAGGCGTGGGCTCGGCAAGTGGGGCATTGTCTCCGGCAACGGAAGCAGCGATTATTGTCATGGTCATTTTGACAACATTTGTTGCTCCTCCTTTCTTGCGCGTGGTCTTACCCGAGGCAGCAGAAACCGAAGCTGAGACCTCAAAACAGGAAGGTTAA